From the Exiguobacterium marinum DSM 16307 genome, the window AAGAGCGAGAACTCCTCTTACAAGTGATGCGCCAAACGAGGAAAACCGTGGAGGCGGTTGCGACGTTAGACGAGTTACGCCGAGCCCAGGAGGAAGTGAAGCAAGTATCGATTCAAGATGATGTCCTCGATTACTTACTCGGGCTCGTCCATGCGACACGAGAACACCAATCCGTCGAGGTCGGTGTCAGTCCACGCGGAGCCATCGCGCTCATGCGAGCGTCTCAAAGTTATGCCTATCTGAACGATCGATTGTACGTCGTTCCGGAAGATGTGAAAGCCGTGGCACCTTATGTCTTGGCCCATCGCCTGACGTTGACGCTTGAAGGAGGCATCAAATCGACGAAACAGGACATCATCCGCTACATCTTAGATACGGTTTCTGTGCCGGTCGAGGGTTGATGATGACATTCTCGACACATAACGCCCTACAGAAACAATGGATTCCGGTCTATGGATTCGCTGGGGTGATTCTCGTATTCGTCCCGTACATGGAGATTGTCGGATATGCGCTTTGTTTACTTGCGGGCATCGTTTGGTTCTTTGAACGGACACGGAAACAGTTGGAACAAGCTCTTCGGCTTCACATACATACTCATGAATCCCTCCTTTTCGTTGGCGATGAGACGGAGGTGCAACTGATTTTAGATGGAAGTGAAGTCGTCGAACGACTCGGGCTTCCGGTTCGTGTTCGACTGAAATCCAATACAGCGCTCAGCTTTCCAGCCCACGACAGGTCCCCGAATAGTTTGGATTTGACGTTACGGGCAGATCAGGCTCGTCACATGCTTCACATTCAAGCCGAATTCCGAGGACCTGCCTACATCGAAGAATGCGTACTTGCTGTGACGCTCCCGTTTCATCTCGGGACGTATCTGCTTGAGTGTCCGATCGAGAAGCGGTGGACGGTGCTGCCTTCCCTCACGCTACACCCTCCGGTCGGCACGAAATGTTTAGCGCTCGGAGATCGTCCTTTGACCGCTTCACCACTTCGGAACCCACTGCAGATTCTAGGGTCGAAACCTTATGAAGGGGAACCGGTCAAGGAGATTGACTGGGTCGCGACGGCAAAACTTGGGCAGGTCCAGTCGAAAGTTTTTCAAAAGACATCACTCGACACGTTCACGTTCGCAGTGGGCTTGAGTGGACCATCTGGCTACACGTTGCATCACGACTTCGAGTCAATCATCAGCCAAGTCGCGTACGTGACGACCCGGCTCTTAAAAGAAGAGTGTAAAGTCGAGCTGTTCATCAATCGCTTCAATGGTGAAGGGAAGATGGAACATATCTCCCTTCAGGAAGGAGAACGTGGATCACGCCTCATCCTCATGATGCTGGCCGACCTTCATCCCGGGAATCGTTTCATCTCGACAGATGCGTTCGTTCGTATGGTCGAGCGGAAACGCTTGAAGCAAAGTCATCTCGTCTGGTTCAATCAGCATAACCTGTATGACTAACAAGGGATTTCCCTTCTTCTGGCGAACTGTATCATACAGAGATGACGGAAAGGGAGAGATTCATATGCCAAAACGAAAGTATGCGAATCGACGAGACTGGGAACGGATTTTAAAGAACCGTTACGCACAAGTTCGAGTTCAGACGGAACAATTTTCCGGAGTGGTCGCCTTGTTCCAAATCGATGAGGTCCGAGCACCTCAATATAAAATGCATAAAGGCGAAGAATTCATTGTGGCGGATGCCGGGTTTAGTTGGCTCCAATATTTCCCGGACAATGAACCGTTCGGTGTGACAGCTATGATCAATCCGGAAGGCGAGATCGTGCAATGGTATATCGACCTCGTCGACGGAATCGGTGAAGAAAATGGGATTCCATACATGGACGATTTATTGCTCGATATTCTCGTGTTTCCGAACGGGGATATCGTCAAAAAGGATGAGGATGAGTTCGAGGAGGCGACCGAGAGTGGGGAGCTGACGCCTGAGCAGGTCGAGCGGGGATGGCGTGAGTTCGAAGCGACGCTCGAACGAATCGAACGCGGAGACTTCGTCTACTTTGATTTGGCAAAAGGACATTACGAACAGTTAAAACAAAAGCTATGAGCGAACAAACTCTCTCTGCTACAGTAAGAGCGTAGGAGGGGGAGTTTTTATGAGAAAAATTGAAATCGAGACGTGGGCACGACGTAAGCACTTCGAGTTTTTCAAAGCGTTTGATGCGCCGCATTTCAACGTGACGGCGAACGTGGATGTGACAAATCTCTATACATATGCGAAAGCGAGCAATCAATCGTTCTTCAAGCTCTTTTTATATGGTGCGGTGAGAGCGGCGAATGCGATTCCGGAATTACGCTATCGGATCCGTGGAGAAGAGGTTGTCGAACACGATGTGGTCCATCCGTCGTTCACAGTCATATTAGACGAGGACGTCTTCAATTTTTGTGCGGCTACGTTTAATGAAGATTTACCGACGTTCTTACAGGAAGTGACGATGCGGATGGAACAAGCTGCCGACGAAGTCGTGGTCGGGGATGAAGAGCCCGACGATTTACTGTATATCACGAGCGTCCCGTGGGTCACGTTCACGAGCATCATGCACCCGACGCATCAGCAACAACACGATAGCGTACCGCGCATCGCATGGGGCAAGTTCGAGCGTCAAGGCGAACGTCTGGTCATGCCGCTATCCGTACAAGCCCATCACGCACTCGTCGATGGGGTACATATCGGTAAGTATTATGAAACGTTACAAGCGTGGTTAGACCAAGATTTCGCGAAGAAGGTGACCGACGTGACAGAAGAAAATGAGTTTGATCGAGCCGTTCGTCTCCGCGAGGAGGGACAACTCGAGCAGGCGAAGCAACTGTTCCTATCGCTCTTACGGAAAGATGAGAAGAATCCGAGACTACATGCATACTGCGCGTGGTGCTATGACTCGCTCGGGGAAGAGCATCAAGCGGTGCCGCATTATGAACGAGCCATCCGACTCGGGTTGACCGGGGGTGAGTTGGTAGAATCGTATCTCGGACTCGGCAGCACGTATCGGGCACTCGGTCGATACGCGGAGGCGGAACAGTTATTTGAAGATGCGATCGAGCAATTCCCGAATCATGGGGCGCTCAAGGTGTTTCAGGCGATGACGCACTATAACGTCGGTCGCCATGAAGAGGCGACGGGTGCGTTACTCGAGTTACTCGCCAGCCCGAAACCGGACGAGAGTATCGCAAGGTACCGCCGTGCCATCGCATTCTATGCGAGAAACTTAAATGAGACATATGATTAAAGGAGAATGGGGCGGGGCAACCCGTCTTATTTTTGGAATCAAATCGATTGACGCTAGAATGAGGGCATGTTACATTTATCTTGAATTAAAGATATTCGAATTTAAGTTAATGGCTCTCTTGGACAATGGAGGGAGACAGGTGGAACCATCTGATGCATTAAAAACAATTACTGTGCTGTTACGTGCCTCTCAGTCGTTACAAGACCTGGTGAAGCAGGAAGTGGCGTCTTACGGATTAAACGCGACCGAGTTCGCCGTACTCGAGTTTTTATATCATAAAGGGGATCAACCGATTCAAGTCATCGGGAAGAAAATTCTCCTCTCGAGCGGGAGCATGACGTACGTCGTGGACCGGTTAGAAGAAAAAGGGTATCTCATTCGTAAGGCTTGTCCGAGCGATCGTCGCATCACATACGCGGCGCTGACGGATAACGGAGAGCACCTGATGCAAGATATTTTCCCGAAACATACGGAGCATATGAACGCTGTGTTTGAAGGGATGCACTTAAGCGAAACGATTGAACAGTTGAAATAAATTAGGAAGCGGGCAGAAGCCGCAAAAAATTTTAATCATTTATCTTTAAATCAAGATATAAAAGGAGAGAGAATGATGAATCATGTTAAAGGAATTCACCACGTCACGGCAATCACGAGTAGTGCCGAAAAAAACTATGACTTCTTCACCCATATTCTTGGGATGCGCTTGGTAAAGAAAACGGTCAACCAAGATGACATTCAAACGTATCACTTATTTTTTGCAGACGATAAAGGGAATGCCGGGACAGACATGACCTTCTTCGACTTCCCAGGTATCCCGAAAGGCAAGCATGGGACAAATGAGATTGCGAAGACATCATTCCGCGTGCCGAATGATGAAGCGTTGACGTATTGGGCCCGTCGCTTCAACCGTCTCGGTGTCGAGCATGAAGGGATTCAAGAACAGTTCGGGAAGAAGACGCTCTCGTTCATCGACTTTGATGAGCAGGCGTATCAGCTCATCTCGGATGAGTTCAACGAAGGTATCGCGTCGGGCGAGCCGTGGCAAAACGGTCCGATCCCGCTTGAATACGCCATCACGGGACTCGGTCCCATCTTTATTCGGATTGCCGACATCACGTATTTCAAACAAGTGATGGAGCAAGTGGTGCTGTTCAAAGAGATTGGACGAGAAGGCGATGTCTACCTCTTTGAAGGAGGTGAAGGTGGAAACGGAGCGCAAGTGATCGTCATTCACGACGAGACATCTCCGCAAGCACGTCAAGGGTTCGGTACCGTGCACCACGTCGCATTCCGCGTCGAGAATCGTAGCGTCCTCGATGAATGGACAGCACGTCTCGAGCAGCTCGGTTTGCCGACTTCTGGCTACGTCGATCGCTTCTTCTTTGAATCGTCTTATGCGCGTGTCGCACCGCAAATCTTGTTTGAATGGGCGACAGACGGACCAGGATTTATGGGGGATGAGCCGTATGAGACGGTCGGTGAGAAGTTGTCACTCCCGCCATTCCTCGAAGCGAAACGTTCGCAAATCGAGGCGATGGTACGACCAATCGATACGGTCAGAAGCACGAAAACATTTGAGAAAGAATATGAGGGCATGAAATGAGTTTCTTGAATCATTTGTTTGGAAAATCAGATGCATCACAACATAACCAAGGAGGAACTACTATGTTAAACATCGGAATCGTACTCGGATCAACTCGTGAAGGTCGCGTCAGTCCACAAGTCGGGGAATGGGTAAAAGAACTCGCCGACAAACGTGGCGATGCCAACTATGAAGTCATCGACATCGCAGATTATAACTTACCGCTCCTCGGTGAAGCGGGTCAAGACGCATCAGGCGCAGCGACCTGGTCGGAGAAAATTGCGCAAATGGACGGATTCATCTTCATCGTCCAAGAATACAACCATTCCATCTCAGCATCTCTTAAAAACGCACTCGACTACTTACGCGTCGAATGGAACAACAAAGCAGCCGGAATCGTCTCATACGGTTCTGTCGGTGGAGCGCGGGCAACAGAACATCTACGGGGTGTTTTGAGTGAATTGTCAATCGCTCACGTCCGTGTCCATCCTGCCCTCTCACTCTTCACAGACTTCGAGAACGGCACGCATTTCGCTCCGAAAGACGTTCAAGCACAATCGGTCAACGATATGATCGACCAACTCCTTCCATGGACGGAAGCGATGCAATCGGTCCGTACGAAAGCGGGAGAAGTTGCAAACAATTAACAAATCGCGAAGCCAGCCTAAATTTAGGCTGGTTTTTGTGCGTTTTCAGAACAGGTCGTGTAAAGTTGGAAGGGATTAGGGGGAACGTAGATGTGGAATCGAAAAATCATCGTTGCATCGATCACCTCGCCCATCTATGCGATTCTGTTAGCGTGCGGGGTCACCATGACGGGTGTACGAGAAAATGGAGGAATGAGTGATGTACTGAGTGGCTTCCTTCTGATGACGGTTGCCTATGTAGCGGTCAGTTTTCCAATCATGTTGACCTATGGTGTCGTGACCTCATGGTGCAGTGACTGGTTGGCGAATCGATTCGGTTCGAAACGATCAAGGTGGTTCACCTCGTTCGCTTTACATATACTATTCGGACTCGTCTTGTCATGGCTCAGTCTTCTCGCGACTATTCTGTTTTTCCTCATCGATCGTCGACTGATTAATCGGATGGACGTGATGAAACGAGCTGCAGTAAAAAGTCTGCTCATCCCAATCGGATATTTGCTTATTGTAACGGGAAGTGTGTATATCATCGATGTCATCCAAGATTTTTTCGTTCGATTCAACTTATTTTAGGGAAACGAACAAGGACAAACTTACATAAGGAGGAGTAAAAATGAGATGGATGATTTATGGGGCGAATGGCTATACGGGTGAGCTGGTTGCCCGACAAGCCGTTCGTGACGGAATGCGTCCGGTTCTTGCCGGTCGGAATGGGCGTTCGATTCATCGACTCGGAGACGAGCTCGGTTGCGAAACATCGATTTTCGCATTGAGTCGTGAAGCCGCAATCGAGGCGCTTCACGATGTAGATTTAGTCCTTCATTGTGCAGGTCCTTTCACGGATACGAGTCAAGTCATGATTGAAGCATGTTTGGAGACGGGCACGCATTACTTGGATATTACCGGGGAAATTGACGTGTTTGAATACGTCCATTCTAAACAACGGGCGGCTCAGGCGAAGGAAAGTGGCATCATTATATGTTCGGGCGTTGGATTTGATGTCATTCCGACTGACTGTGTGGCGCGAAAGTTAAAGGAACTATTGCCGGATGCGACATCACTCGCTCTCGGCTTTTCGGCGGCAGGTGGCATTTCACCAGGAACGATGAAAACAGCCGTCCGTGGGCTTGAATCGAGCAGTATGGAGCGTGTGAACGGAAAGTTATCACCATTTCCGATTGGGGCAAAGCGCAGAACGATTGATTTCGGACGTGGAAGCCGCACCGCGATTGCGATTCCTTGGGGAGACGTTTCGACCGCCTACTATACGACGGACATCCCGAATATTACGACGTGGGTGCCGGTGCCGACAGCGGCTGCCTATGTTGCGCGTACTTTGTCATGGTTCAGCCCGATTCTTGGAAAAGACGCCGTCCAAAAGCGATTGCTCCGATA encodes:
- a CDS encoding DUF58 domain-containing protein gives rise to the protein MTFSTHNALQKQWIPVYGFAGVILVFVPYMEIVGYALCLLAGIVWFFERTRKQLEQALRLHIHTHESLLFVGDETEVQLILDGSEVVERLGLPVRVRLKSNTALSFPAHDRSPNSLDLTLRADQARHMLHIQAEFRGPAYIEECVLAVTLPFHLGTYLLECPIEKRWTVLPSLTLHPPVGTKCLALGDRPLTASPLRNPLQILGSKPYEGEPVKEIDWVATAKLGQVQSKVFQKTSLDTFTFAVGLSGPSGYTLHHDFESIISQVAYVTTRLLKEECKVELFINRFNGEGKMEHISLQEGERGSRLILMMLADLHPGNRFISTDAFVRMVERKRLKQSHLVWFNQHNLYD
- a CDS encoding DUF402 domain-containing protein, whose product is MPKRKYANRRDWERILKNRYAQVRVQTEQFSGVVALFQIDEVRAPQYKMHKGEEFIVADAGFSWLQYFPDNEPFGVTAMINPEGEIVQWYIDLVDGIGEENGIPYMDDLLLDILVFPNGDIVKKDEDEFEEATESGELTPEQVERGWREFEATLERIERGDFVYFDLAKGHYEQLKQKL
- a CDS encoding tetratricopeptide repeat protein; translated protein: MRKIEIETWARRKHFEFFKAFDAPHFNVTANVDVTNLYTYAKASNQSFFKLFLYGAVRAANAIPELRYRIRGEEVVEHDVVHPSFTVILDEDVFNFCAATFNEDLPTFLQEVTMRMEQAADEVVVGDEEPDDLLYITSVPWVTFTSIMHPTHQQQHDSVPRIAWGKFERQGERLVMPLSVQAHHALVDGVHIGKYYETLQAWLDQDFAKKVTDVTEENEFDRAVRLREEGQLEQAKQLFLSLLRKDEKNPRLHAYCAWCYDSLGEEHQAVPHYERAIRLGLTGGELVESYLGLGSTYRALGRYAEAEQLFEDAIEQFPNHGALKVFQAMTHYNVGRHEEATGALLELLASPKPDESIARYRRAIAFYARNLNETYD
- a CDS encoding MarR family winged helix-turn-helix transcriptional regulator, with amino-acid sequence MEPSDALKTITVLLRASQSLQDLVKQEVASYGLNATEFAVLEFLYHKGDQPIQVIGKKILLSSGSMTYVVDRLEEKGYLIRKACPSDRRITYAALTDNGEHLMQDIFPKHTEHMNAVFEGMHLSETIEQLK
- a CDS encoding ring-cleaving dioxygenase; translation: MNHVKGIHHVTAITSSAEKNYDFFTHILGMRLVKKTVNQDDIQTYHLFFADDKGNAGTDMTFFDFPGIPKGKHGTNEIAKTSFRVPNDEALTYWARRFNRLGVEHEGIQEQFGKKTLSFIDFDEQAYQLISDEFNEGIASGEPWQNGPIPLEYAITGLGPIFIRIADITYFKQVMEQVVLFKEIGREGDVYLFEGGEGGNGAQVIVIHDETSPQARQGFGTVHHVAFRVENRSVLDEWTARLEQLGLPTSGYVDRFFFESSYARVAPQILFEWATDGPGFMGDEPYETVGEKLSLPPFLEAKRSQIEAMVRPIDTVRSTKTFEKEYEGMK
- a CDS encoding NADPH-dependent FMN reductase; translated protein: MSFLNHLFGKSDASQHNQGGTTMLNIGIVLGSTREGRVSPQVGEWVKELADKRGDANYEVIDIADYNLPLLGEAGQDASGAATWSEKIAQMDGFIFIVQEYNHSISASLKNALDYLRVEWNNKAAGIVSYGSVGGARATEHLRGVLSELSIAHVRVHPALSLFTDFENGTHFAPKDVQAQSVNDMIDQLLPWTEAMQSVRTKAGEVANN
- a CDS encoding saccharopine dehydrogenase family protein encodes the protein MRWMIYGANGYTGELVARQAVRDGMRPVLAGRNGRSIHRLGDELGCETSIFALSREAAIEALHDVDLVLHCAGPFTDTSQVMIEACLETGTHYLDITGEIDVFEYVHSKQRAAQAKESGIIICSGVGFDVIPTDCVARKLKELLPDATSLALGFSAAGGISPGTMKTAVRGLESSSMERVNGKLSPFPIGAKRRTIDFGRGSRTAIAIPWGDVSTAYYTTDIPNITTWVPVPTAAAYVARTLSWFSPILGKDAVQKRLLRYVDENVSGPDEAEREKSSTYVWGEATNAEGRKIVVRIQTASTYAFTVYGALAVVKRLLGTGRMLAGSFTPAMLFGSQFLEEIQGSSSFVVDEIRP